The Solibacillus daqui genome has a segment encoding these proteins:
- a CDS encoding ABC transporter ATP-binding protein — protein sequence MEHVIEMLGIRKEFGNFVANNNITLQLKKGEIHALLGENGAGKSTLMNVLFGLYQPEAGEIKVRGKVEKITDPNKANDLGIGMVHQHFMLVENFTVTENIILGSEPTKFGSINIKDAAKKIADLSKQYNLDVDPYAKIEDISVGMQQRVEILKTLYRGAEILIFDEPTASLTPQEITELMAILKLLIKEGKSIIIITHKLKEIMEVSDRVTIIRKGEGIGTVVTAETNPDQLAELMVGRQVEFKTEKTEAHPTEEVLSVENLVVTDYRNIEKVKGLNLSVRRGEIVGIAGIDGNGQSELIEAITGLRKIKSGKVTLNGKEITGLKPREITETGLGHIPQDRHKHGLVLDFPIGHNIALQTYYKEPISKGFVMNYKKINEKARQVIEEFDVRTGQGEMTPARALSGGNQQKAIIGREVDRDPDLLIAALPTRGLDVGAIEFIHSRLIEQRDKGKAVLLISFELDEVMNVSDKIAVIYDGTIIDTVNPKETTEQELGLLMAGEKRKAKEGNE from the coding sequence GTGGAACATGTGATTGAGATGCTTGGAATCCGAAAAGAATTCGGAAACTTTGTAGCAAATAACAATATCACCCTCCAATTAAAAAAAGGCGAAATTCATGCACTGTTAGGAGAAAACGGTGCAGGTAAGTCGACTTTAATGAATGTGCTTTTCGGTCTTTACCAACCAGAAGCTGGTGAAATAAAAGTACGTGGGAAAGTAGAAAAAATTACAGATCCAAACAAAGCGAATGATTTAGGAATCGGGATGGTTCACCAACACTTCATGTTAGTGGAAAACTTCACGGTAACAGAAAATATCATTTTAGGTAGTGAGCCAACAAAATTTGGTTCTATCAACATTAAAGATGCAGCAAAGAAAATTGCAGATTTATCGAAGCAATACAATTTAGATGTAGATCCATACGCAAAAATTGAAGATATTTCTGTTGGGATGCAGCAACGTGTAGAAATTTTAAAAACGTTATACCGTGGAGCTGAAATTTTAATTTTCGACGAGCCAACAGCGTCACTAACTCCTCAAGAAATTACAGAATTAATGGCGATTTTAAAACTTCTTATTAAAGAGGGGAAATCAATCATCATTATTACACACAAACTAAAAGAAATTATGGAGGTATCAGACCGCGTTACGATTATTCGTAAAGGTGAAGGTATTGGTACAGTTGTTACAGCTGAAACGAATCCAGATCAGCTAGCTGAATTAATGGTTGGACGTCAAGTGGAGTTCAAAACAGAAAAGACAGAAGCACATCCTACTGAAGAAGTACTTTCAGTTGAAAACTTAGTTGTAACGGATTACCGTAATATTGAGAAGGTAAAAGGCTTAAATTTATCAGTGCGCCGTGGTGAAATTGTGGGTATCGCAGGGATTGATGGAAATGGTCAATCTGAATTGATCGAAGCAATTACAGGACTTCGTAAAATTAAGAGCGGTAAAGTGACGCTAAACGGTAAAGAAATTACAGGCTTAAAGCCACGTGAAATTACTGAAACAGGCTTAGGGCATATCCCACAAGACCGTCATAAGCATGGACTTGTACTGGATTTCCCGATTGGTCATAATATTGCACTGCAAACTTATTACAAAGAACCAATTTCAAAAGGTTTTGTAATGAACTATAAAAAAATTAACGAAAAAGCACGTCAAGTTATTGAAGAGTTCGACGTTCGTACGGGTCAAGGTGAAATGACGCCAGCCCGTGCACTTTCTGGTGGTAACCAACAAAAGGCGATTATTGGTCGTGAGGTTGATCGAGACCCGGATTTATTAATTGCGGCACTTCCTACACGTGGTCTTGATGTTGGTGCGATTGAATTTATTCATTCACGCTTAATCGAACAACGTGATAAAGGAAAAGCGGTATTACTAATTTCGTTTGAGTTGGATGAAGTTATGAATGTTTCCGACAAAATTGCTGTTATTTATGATGGAACAATTATTGATACAGTCAATCCAAAAGAAACAACTGAACAAGAGCTAGGTCTATTAATGGCCGGCGA